The Montipora foliosa isolate CH-2021 chromosome 14, ASM3666993v2, whole genome shotgun sequence genome window below encodes:
- the LOC137984878 gene encoding transmembrane protein 41A-like codes for MSKTKRIFFCILGIASTFFSATLFLALLSMFRPPFNSTSASEAVENGRYDLHFPSNLEDLKSLASLIKQYRKDNFSYVVLLFCSAYLYKQTFAIPGSVFMNLLAGTIFGIWAGFPLVCLLTACGATFCYLLSKAFGKVLLLEFFPERLQALQEKVKENLDSLFFFLLFLRLFPMSPNWFLNMSSPVLDVPIVQFFFSVLIGLMPYNFICCQTGSILSQLESLDELFTVSVIIKLCGIALVALLPGLMLKKIHNKPHSD; via the exons ATGTCCAAAACAAAAAGGATATTTTTTTGCATCTTAGGGATTGCTTCCACGTTTTTTTCCGCCACTCTCTTTTTGGCATTGCTTTCAATGTTCCGACCGCCGTTCAACTCTACTTCTGCCTCAGAAGCTGTGGAAAACGGACG CTATGACCTCCATTTTCCAAGCAATCTTGAAGACCTGAAGTCTCTAGCCAGCCTTATAAAGCAGTATAGAAAAGACAATTTTAGCTATGTGGTTTTGCTCTTCTGCAGTGCTTACTTGTATAAACAGACATTTGCTATTCCAGGATCCGTATTTATG AACTTGTTAGCTGGTACTATATTTGGAATCTGGGCTGGCTTTCCTTTAGTGTGTCTCTTAACTGCCTGTGGAGCcactttttgttatcttttgtCCAAAGCTTTTGGCAAAGTTCTCTTGTTAGAATTTTTTCCAGAGAGACTACAGGCCTTGCAGGAGAAG GTCAAAGAGAATCTTGATAGCTTattcttttttctattgtttttacgGCTCTTTCCCATGTCACCTAACTGGTTCCTAAACATGTCATCACCTGTTTTGGATGTACCAATAGTTCAGTTCTTTTTCTCAGTGTTAATTG gTCTCATGCCGTACAACTTTATATGCTGTCAAACCGGGTCTATTCTCTCACAGTTAGAGTCATTAGATGAACTTTTTACAGTCTCTGTGATCATCAAGCTTTGCGGTATCGCCCTGGTTGCTTTGCTTCCAGGTTTGatgctaaaaaaaattcacaataaACCTCACAGTGATTAA